One genomic region from Lepisosteus oculatus isolate fLepOcu1 chromosome 20, fLepOcu1.hap2, whole genome shotgun sequence encodes:
- the tmem170a gene encoding transmembrane protein 170A has product MQTGSSDGNYVGFVQQILSLRLVPRVENGTHCYNGTYMCDFSEMWYGVLLWALVSSLAFHLPAALLALVTLRQHKVARFTPLAILLMSIVGPAFGGVLTSAAIAGVYKAAGKTMMSLEALVFGVGQSFCVLVISFLRVLATL; this is encoded by the exons ATGCAGACGGGCAGCTCTGACGGCAACTATGTAGGGTTTGTACAACAAATTCTCAGCTTGCGTTTGGTCCCAAGGGTGGAAAATGGCACCCATTGCTACAACGGCACTTATATGTGCGACTTCTCAG AGATGTGGTACGGCGTGCTGCTGTGGGCCCTGGTGTCCTCCCTGGCCTTCCACCTGCCCGCCGCCCTGCTGGCCCTGGTCACCCTGCGGCAGCACAAGGTGGCACGCTTCACACCCCTCGCCATCCTGCTCATGAGCATCGTGGGGCCCGCTTTCGGGGGCGTCCTCACCA GTGCCGCTATAGCTGGTGTGTACAAGGCAGCTGGGAAGACCATGATGTCTTTGGAAGCGCTTGTTTTCGGAGTGGGACAGTCGTTTTGCGTCCTGGTGATTTCCTTCCTGCGGGTGCTGGCCACGCTATAG